The following proteins come from a genomic window of Anopheles ziemanni chromosome 3, idAnoZiCoDA_A2_x.2, whole genome shotgun sequence:
- the LOC131284920 gene encoding 5'-nucleotidase domain-containing protein 1: MKVSARYLGRCGSGLLVGSSRREAHGSLSSSPGGWYQRVSTQATNISQPSQSHGGASRSVRLRERCQVNCQKNTGASPSFHRGTLWHQCWTTIASRRFYSRYSANRIMTGADTFSFADYDCVGFDLDNTLLRYQIGQMIELEYSTVSRFLVEQRGYSGRHLLQPLDKDFLQRGLIIDFQRGNILKLDPDGVIQQATHGTKRMADEEIRAYYGDEKRWEVTNEYCENMLVAWNGPLAEQIRTVLDYFDISATLLFGRVIDTLDEDAHERIGRYNVWPDILDGLVYMYSREHFGANIGGYFEALKANPERYLQKASPELIQWMRELKKHKTTFLVTGSHIDFANFTASYAYGPDWPELFDVVVGFAKKPGFFTAAKPFVRLEQHTETEPLTAGQLERYGVYSQGNWRDLTVLLGKICHKAEPRFLYVGDNLIQDMYTPSKYTTADTVAIVEEMAAEGMRDCDAGHPDAPYIVSKFWGSYFTTRSGPGVEDASLWAALIKQHAKICIPSMDEVAKYPLDHCYNCFTENVTCNGYYPAEPLKLINN, from the coding sequence ATGAAGGTCTCGGCAAGGTATCTGGGACGCTGTGGCAGTGGTCTGCTCGTGGGCAGTAGTCGGCGTGAGGCGCACGGAAGTTTATCAAGCAGTCCCGGGGGGTGGTATCAGCGCGTGTCTACGCAAGCAACCAACATCAGCCAACCGTCGCAATCCCACGGTGGCGCCAGTAGAAGTGTTCGTTTGCGCGAGCGCTGTCAAGTgaactgtcaaaaaaataCTGGCGCCTCGCCGTCATTTCACAGAGGCACGCTGTGGCACCAGTGTTGGACAACAATCGCGTCGAGACGGTTCTATTCGCGCTACTCAGCCAATCGCATCATGACCGGCGCGGACACTTTCAGCTTTGCGGACTACGACTGCGTCGGGTTCGATCTGGACAACACACTGCTGCGCTACCAGATTGGCCAGATGATCGAGCTGGAGTACAGTACCGTTTCGCGGTTTCTAGTCGAGCAGCGTGGCTACTCCGGTCGGCACCTGTTGCAACCCCTCGACAAGGACTTTCTGCAGCGTGGTCTGATCATTGATTTTCAGCGCGGCAACATCCTGAAGCTCGATCCAGATGGTGTGATTCAGCAGGCGACGCATGGTACGAAGCGCATGGCGGATGAAGAAATTCGCGCCTACTACGGTGACGAAAAGCGCTGGGAAGTGACGAACGAGTATTGTGAAAATATGCTGGTCGCCTGGAACGGACCACTGGCGGAGCAGATACGGACGGTTCTGGACTATTTCGATATTTCCGCGACGCTACTGTTCGGTCGCGTCATCGATACGCTCGACGAGGATGCGCACGAACGGATCGGCCGGTACAACGTGTGGCCCGACATCCTGGACGGGCTGGTGTATATGTACTCGCGCGAACATTTCGGTGCTAACATCGGTGGCTACTTCGAGGCGCTGAAGGCCAACCCGGAGCGGTATCTGCAGAAGGCTTCCCCGGAGCTGATCCAATGGATGCGGGAGCTgaagaaacacaaaaccacCTTCCTGGTGACGGGTTCACATATTGACTTTGCCAACTTTACCGCCTCGTACGCGTACGGGCCCGATTGGCCCGAGCTGTTCGATGTGGTGGTCGGGTTCGCCAAGAAACCCGGTTTCTTTACCGCTGCTAAACCGTTCGTACGGCTCGAGCAGCACACCGAAACGGAACCACTGACAGCCGGTCAGCTCGAGCGATACGGTGTGTACTCGCAGGGCAATTGGCGCGATCTGACTGTACTGCTGGGCAAGATTTGTCACAAGGCGGAACCTCGTTTCCTGTACGTCGGGGACAACCTCATCCAGGATATGTACACGCCGTCGAAGTACACCACGGCTGACACGGTGGCGATCGTAGAGGAGATGGCCGCGGAGGGTATGCGCGACTGTGATGCGGGACATCCTGATGCGCCGTACATTGTGTCAAAGTTCTGGGGCTCGTACTTTACCACGCGCTCCGGGCCGGGTGTGGAAGATGCGTCGCTGTGGGCGGCTCTTATCAAGCAGCATGCCAAAATCTGCATACCATCGATGGACGAGGTGGCCAAGTACCCGCTGGACCATTGTTACAATTGTTTCACCGAAAACGTTACCTGTAACGGGTACTATCCGGCCGAACCACTCAAGCTGATCAACAATTAA
- the LOC131284921 gene encoding Golgi apparatus protein 1, whose product MNAATTFRLLLVTLLVLIVPSRSAEISASTTKLIDEEACSQLKSLCPKITPAAEDLKALECVQSLLPEQIDTLGPECQHLIWLHTSALMDDGNLRRMIQKGCPKDFQQFPCSASEEPGQYLTCIINHRSVAKGNGCIGYIQRLEWVAFSDYRFIKQFLTHCTRDIEALGCGRVAASNGHDKVSQGETIGCLQNSLDSLNQECKREVLHLSEVQSEDFKLDRQLYVACTNDAFRFCQSNGPGGPPTLLKCLMKHRNDPEMSKNCQQQLLRRDKLVVHDYKVSRGLTRACKEDIKTYRCRRGVSDDKDVRLAQILLCLEAVQKNSTKLMPECVAEINDHRKMLLTDYKLSPEILTGCENDIEKFCSNLDAGGKTIHCLMEHARLKKKKERRVTDTCLRALETLVKVTDVGEDWRVDPVLRKACKPVVDVACSEADGGDARVMSCLMEKLGTNYMNVECESALLQIQYFVARDFKLDPQLYRNCKDDAIRFCKAKKTWADLDTAQMDPERGPLILPCLHRYAYPEKEELRLNPECLQEVKRVMRQRAKSVDLIPEVEDQCLDDLAYFCFDKTGKGEEMQCLQDNLEKLQENCKTAVAQYTEEEAAHVELNPIIMSVCGAAMEKHCANILKTGRDEGDMMECLIGAKNDPDMREDVKCRAAIEHFQIISLKSFHFTYKFKEACRLHVARFCSKCTTKYEVVTCLSEVMRNDTIKEAKHSIPKECRQQVRAQLYQQRENIDFDPKLKAACREDIARHCPQIPHGSGQVNKNNVLECLQTHNGDLTEDCRHQLFSVKKSELTDSATDYTLLNTCKEMITQYCHDAEPSRMLHCLKLHKDESLFDDRCHLVVVNRMIEQNLDYRFNPTLQMACSKNIAEYCTPIIRSAKQNEELNGKVIDCLKIRFREGKLLPECEKQMTEVLHERALNYKLNPLLQSVCRDEIQVLCSASTDTDTNEDHGAVEECLKQAFLEKKLINRACKVEVAELIQEGKADIYADPLLQRACSVDLLKYCSHIQSGNGRLLKCLEEILHGESKALEDDCKNKLLSRMEMFRNAAAFVPPAENFHQLYDQVVASPAKHYLLLVLFSFIGIIFIIGLLCGRVTNRTMALKNK is encoded by the exons ATGAACGCAGCTACCACCTTTAGATTGCTGCTAGTGACGTTGTTGGTGCTAATTGTTCCGTCTCGATCGGCCGAAATCAGTGCATCGACAACGAAACTAATCGACGAGGAAGCTTGTTCGCAGCTGAAGTCACTCTGTCCGAAGATCACCCCCGCTGCAGAGGACTTGAAGGCGCTGGAATGTGTACAGTCGTTGCTTCCGGAGCAGATCGACACCCTCGGCCCGGAGTGTCAGCATCTGATTTGGTTGCACACGTCCGCACTGATGGACGACGGCAACCTGAGACGCATGATACAGAAGGGTTGCCCGAAGGATTTTCAACAGTTTCCATGCTCGGCCAGCGAAGAACCGGGCCAGTATCTTACGTGCATAATCAACCACCGGAGTGTTGCTAAGGGCAACGGATGCATTGGCTACATTCAACGGCTGGAATGGGTGGCCTTCTCTGATTATCGCTTTATCAAGCAATTTCTCACACACTGTACTCGCGATATAGAAGCCCTCGGGTGTGGGCGCGTTGCCGCTAGTAACGGTCACGACAAGGTATCACAGGGCGAAACCATAGGCTGCCTGCAAAACTCCCTGGATAGTCTTAATCAGGAGTGCAAACGGGAGGTACTTCACCTATCCGAGGTCCAGTCGGAAGACTTTAAACTCGATCGCCAGCTGTACGTCGCGTGCACGAACGATGCCTTCCGTTTCTGCCAGTCGAACGGGCCCGGTGGCCCACCGACGCTGCTAAAGTGCCTCATGAAGCACCGCAACGACCCGGAAATGTCGAAAAACTGCCAGCAACAGCTGCTCCGGCGGGACAAGCTGGTGGTGCACGATTACAAAGTTTCCCGCGGGCTGACGAGGGCTTGCAAGGAGGACATTAAGACGTACCGTTGCCGGCGCGGCGTGTCCGACGACAAGGACGTACGCTTAGCGCAGATCCTGCTCTGTCTGGAGGCGGTCCAGAAGAACAGCACCAAGCTGATGCCGGAGTGCGTGGCGGAGATAAACGACCACCGCAAAATGTTACTGACGGACTACAAACTGTCACCGGAAATACTGACCGGATGTGAGAATGACATCGAGAAGTTTTGCAGCAACCTGGACGCCGGGGGAAAAACGATACACTGTTTGATGGAGCACGCCCggctgaagaagaaaaaggaacgtCGTGTGACGGACACCTGTTTGCGGGCGCTAGAAACGCTGGTCAAGGTGACGGACGTTGGCGAGGACTGGCGTGTCGATCCCGTGCTGCGCAAAGCCTGCAAGCCCGTGGTGGACGTGGCCTGCTCCGAAGCGGATGGGGGTGATGCGAGGGTGATGTCTTGCTTGATGGAGAAACTCGGTACCAACTACATGAACGTGGAGTGTGAATCGGCACTGCTACAGATCCAGTACTTTGTGGCAAGAGATTTCAAGCTGGATCCACAGCTTTACCG AAACTGCAAAGATGACGCCATACGATTCTGCAAGGCAAAGAAAACTTGGGCCGACCTGGACACGGCCCAAATGGACCCCGAGCGCGGCCCGCTCATACTGCCCTGCCTGCATCGGTACGCTTATCCCGAGAAGGAGGAACTGCGCCTTAACCCCGAATGTCTGCAGGAGGTGAAGCGCGTCATGCGGCAGCGTGCCAAATCGGTCGATCTCATTCCGGAGGTGGAAGACCAGTGCCTGGACGATCTGGCCTACTTTTGCTTCGACAAGACGGGCAAAGGAGAGGAGATGCAATGCCTGCAGGACAATCTGGAGAAGCTGCAGGAGAACTGCAAGACGGCCGTTGCCCAGTACACCGAGGAGGAGGCGGCCCACGTTGAGCTGAACCCGATCATAATGTCCGTATGCGGTGCGGCAATGGAGAAACACTGTGCGAACATTCTCAAAACCGGTCGCGACGAGGGCGACATGATGGAGTGCTTGATTGGCGCGAAAAACGACCCGGACATGCGCGAAGACGTCAAGTGTAGGGCGGCGATCGAACACTTTCAGATTATCTCGCTGAAAAGCTTCCACTTTACGTACAAGTTCAAGGAAGCGTGCCGGTTGCATGTGGCGCGATTCTGCAGCAAGTGCACGACCAAGTACGAGGTGGTCACCTGTCTGAGCGAGGTGATGCGCAACGACACGATCAAGGAAGCGAAGCATTCGATCCCGAAAGAGTGCCGCCAGCAGGTTCGTGCCCAGCTTTACCAGCAACGGGAGAACATCGACTTCGATCCGAAGCTGAAGGCGGCCTGCCGAGAGGACATTGCGCGACATTGTCCGCAGATACCGCACGGATCCGGGCaggtgaataaaaacaat GTATTGGAATGCTTGCAAACACACAACGGCGATCTAACGGAGGACTGCCGCCACCAGCTTTTTTCGGTCAAAAAGTCCGAACTGACGGACAGCGCCACGGACTACACCTTATTGAACACGTGCAAAGAAATGATAACTCAGTACTGCCACGATGCGGAACCGTCCCGGATGCTGCACTGCCTGAAGCTGCACAAAGACGAATCACTGTTCGACGACCGATGCCATCTGGTGGTGGTGAACCGGATGATCGAACAGAATTTGGACTATCGCTTCAATCCGACGTTGCAGATGGCCTGCTCGAAAAACATCGCCGAATACTGCACGCCCATCATTCGCAGCGCTAAGCAAAACGAGGAGCTGAACGGGAAGGTAATCGATTGTCTTAAGATTCGTTTCCGCGAGGGTAAGCTCCTACCGGAGTGCGAAAAGCAGATGACGGAGGTGTTGCACGAACGGGCGCTCAACTATAAGCTGAACCCGCTGCTGCAGAGCGTGTGCCGCGACGAGATCCAAGTGCTGTGCAGCGCGTCCACCGACACGGATACGAACGAGGACCATGGGGCGGTCGAGGAGTGCCTCAAGCAGGCGTTCCTCGAGAAGAAGCTTATCAATCGGGCCTGCAAGGTGGAGGTGGCCGAGTTGATACAGGAAGGCAAGGCGGACATCTACGCGGATCCGTTGCTACAACGGGCCTGCTCGGTGGATTTGCTAAAGTACTGTTCCCACATTCAGAGCGGCAACGGGCGAC TATTGAAATGTCTGGAAGAAATTTTGCACGGTGAAAGTAAGGCACTGGAGGAcgattgcaaaaataaattgctCTCTcgcatggaaatgttccggAACGCAGCTGCC TTCGTTCCACCGGCCGAGAACTTTCATCAGTTGTACGATCAGGTCGTAGCGTCGCCTGCTAAGCACTACCTTCTTCTAGTTCTGTTCAGCTTCATCGGGATTATCTTCATCATCGGACTGCTCTGTGGTCGCGTTACAAATCGCACGATGGCGTTGAAAAATAAGTAG
- the LOC131289319 gene encoding flavin reductase (NADPH), with product MQKIVFFGGTGMTGQCAVRYALQKGLTVRLLVRNESTVPDDFKEKVELIKGDVTNKDDVKKAVEGQELVCVVLGTRNDLKPTTAMSDGMSNIIAAMKEASLKKFSVCLSSFLFMDPEKVPGMFVNINGEHKRMLEMVKSCALEYRAVLPPHIADEPQAKFDTAYDKPPGHSRSISKLDLGQFLVDCLFEETHSEKVIGICTVK from the exons ATGCAAAAAATCGTCTTCTTCGGTGGAACCGGCATGACCGGCCAGTGTGCAGTACGATATGCACTCCAGAAAG GCCTGACTGTGCGGTTACTGGTGCGCAACGAATCGACCGTTCCGGATGACTTTAAGGAAAAGGTCGAACTCATCAAAGGTGATGTAACGAACAAAGACGATGTGAAGAAAGCGGTCGAGGGCCAGGAGTTGGTTTGCGTGGTGCTCGGAACACGCAATGACCTAAAGCCGACGACGGCGATGTCCGATGGCATGTCGAACATTATCGCGGCGATGAAGGAAGCTTCATTAAAGAAGTTTTCAGTGTGTCTGTCCTCTTTCCTGTTTATGGACCCGGAAAAGGTTCCTGGAATGTTTGTGAACATCAATGGAGAGCATAAGCGTATGCTGGAAATGGTCAAATCCTGTGCGCTCGAGTACCGGGCGGTGCTGCCTCCACATATTGCAG ACGAACCGCAGGCTAAATTTGATACCGCTTATGATAAGCCACCCGGCCACTCGAGGTCTATTTCGAAACTCGATCTCGGACAGTTCCTCGTTGATTGTCTCTTCGAAGAGACCCATTCTGAAAAGGTCATCGGCATTTGCACTGTTAAGTAA
- the LOC131289318 gene encoding conserved oligomeric Golgi complex subunit 1 — MEKSVDLLTVDVDRLFKQHNVAEIDLVHKRLLDEIELKREELRTMVGERYRDLLKAADTIGDMKQTASSIIVNVNRITERCQQLNDHNLIGFRTGNDYQRLQKKHRDHSFHGVIVQIKLLTSLPEMVWSCIDREDYFVATQLFIFARHISTGLNLDTERETMRKFPVAAKQWQVLSQFFFTIENACRDSLAREELSVAVASKSLASWLLLESCSVQETLPMFTERRSKAFLTVLDENGRSAYEKVKDKLLASLHVLIDTVRLYYECFIDDGTGGNRMGGFQRELEHITGDRAAPTIQLIRSEDPMIMQMVPEMIAKFRPRLQAVTALSETEVRSEVSAFLKGIETSVEGSLRRLVSLVPSIKTLHDIKTQAQAMEKPSNWAAITGTLGLPEGTDFYGTFYQRLINDRIKFIVKSAWSETVRQTHADVQQLLQQKPIDLKAYVWKESLDDVPMNLKSALDRTKPSARKLLMKAKAYTPVFVDLVDSLNERLHSLTGDIASFLASSSRAEIDQLLTFFRQCCVEGIADLVTAIKSAPFEPTVERYALLARFLTAVRELCPALRNCFIAATPDAKNVWPGRRSSFAITVSEEDPERWEKVSGLLDEESVRFWTLWMDLFHASWPPLSQDVGYGTLLNDFPAWETVTIEENDEHNQPIQSTIRVPSQPSISLQKFLHHVYELLNAVIPQTIPKPIMLDVVTRLAVGLLTHYDALAGNEFVSQNQTVALQFYLDLRFLQLMFVGRDQKQLNERFSVLIGRFKAYIDPFDFDVFYTHLNANVKRSASKLQHFLGAFVCHSDQLATAIGAGGTSTGGTKLGTQEKNPNILSLSSNSLNVMWFPLLPVVSKDTAILTTANVAGESTGMKDQRKPSPLAAEPVPATVKSTAPKPSAKDATATSAQAYAKGAAAFFGLDKDWFR, encoded by the exons ATGGAGAAATCGGTAGATCTACTTACTGTGGATGTGGACCGATTGTTCAAACAGCATAATGTTGCCGAAATCGACCTGGTACACAAGCGCCTGCTGGATGAGATTGAGCTCAAACGGGAAGAGCTGCGAACGATGGTCGG CGAACGTTACCGGGATCTTTTGAAAGCTGCCGATACGATTGGTGACATGAAACAAACGGCCAGTTCAATCATAGTAAATGTGAACCGTATTACTGAACGTTGCCAGCAGCTGAATGATCATAATCTGATTGGATTCCGCACCGGCAACGACTATCAACGATTGCAGAAAAAGCACCGAGATCATAGTTTCCACGGAGTGATAGTGCAGATAAAACTACTCACCAGTCTACCGGAAATGGTCTGGAGTTGCATCGACAGGGAGGATTACTTTGTCGCCACACAGCTATTCATCTTTGCCCGCCACATTTCGACCGGCCTCAACTTGGACACGGAGCGTGAAACCATGCGTAAATTCCCCGTCGCCGCCAAACAGTGGCAGGTGCTGAGTCAGTTCTTTTTCACCATCGAAAACGCTTGCCGCGATTCGCTGGCACGGGAAGAACTCTCGGTGGCGGTAGCGTCGAAAAGCTTGGCCAGTTGGCTGCTGCTCGAATCGTGTTCGGTTCAGGAAACACTCCCGATGTTCACCGAACGGCGATCAAAAGCATTTCTCACGGTGCTCGATGAGAACGGACGGTCGGCCTATGAGAAGGTTAAAGATAAGCTGCTGGCCAGCCTACACGTACTCATCGATACGGTACGTCTGTATTACGAATGTTTCATAGATGATGGCACCGGGGGCAACCGTATGGGAGGTTTCCAGCGGGAACTAGAACACATCACCGGGGACCGAGCGGCCCCAACGATACAGCTGATCAGATCGGAAGACCCTATGATTATGCAAATGGTACCGGAAATGATTGCCAAATTTCGTCCCCGATTGCAAGCGGTCACCGCACTGAGCGAAACCGAGGTTCGGTCGGAAGTGAGTGCGTTTCTGAAAGGGATAGAAACGTCCGTGGAGGGTAGCCTGCGCCGGTTAGTAAGTCTCGTTCCATCGATAAAAACACTTCACGACATTAAAACGCAGGCGCAAGCCATGGAGAAACCATCCAACTGGGCAGCAATCACTGGGACGTTGGGTTTACCGGAAGGTACAGACTTCTATGGCACGTTTTACCAGCGGCTGATAAACGACCGCATTAAGTTCATAGTTAAATCGGCGTGGAGTGAAACGGTTCGTCAAACGCACGCCGACGTGCAACAGCTGTTGCAACAGAAACCGATCGATTTGAAAGCCTACGTGTGGAAGGAATCACTCGACGACGTGCCGATGAACCTCAAGAGTGCACTTGACCGAACGAAGCCTTCCGCTCGGAAGCTGCTCATGAAAGCTAAAGCCTACACGCCGGTGTTTGTGGATCTGGTCGATTCTCTTAACGAACGGCTCCATAGTCTAACGGGTGACATAGCATCTTTTCTGGCCTCATCTAGTCGCGCGGAAATAGACCAGCTGCTCACATTTTTCCGCCAATGTTGCGTGGAAGGCATCGCCGACCTGGTGACGGCCATCAAATCCGCTCCATTTGAACCCACCGTCGAGCGTTACGCACTGTTGGCACGATTTCTCACGGCCGTCCGAGAACTCTGCCCTGCCCTGCGGAACTGTTTCATCGCCGCCACCCCTGATGCCAAGAATGTATGGCCCGGTCGAAGATCATCGTTCGCCATCACCGTTTCCGAGGAAGACCCGGAACGGTGGGAAAAGGTATCGGGACTGCTCGACGAGGAAAGTGTCCGCTTCTGGACACTTTGGATGGATCTGTTCCACGCCAGTTGGCCCCCACTGTCGCAGGACGTAGGATACGGTACGCTGCTGAACGATTTTCCAGCCTGGGAAACGGTAACGATCGAGGAAAACGACGAACACAACCAACCGATCCAGTCGACCATTCGCGTCCCTTCGCAACCGAGCATCTCACTGCAAAAGTTCCTCCACCATGTGTACGAACTGCTGAACGCAGTCATTCCCCAAACCATTCCCAAACCGATCATGCTCGACGTCGTCACGCGGCTGGCGGTGGGTCTGCTTACGCACTACGACGCGCTGGCCGGGAACGAGTTCGTCTCGCAGAATCAAACCGTGGCACTTCAGTTCTATCTGGATCTCCGGTTCCTGCAGCTGATGTTCGTCGGTCGCGATCAGAAGCAGTTGAACGAACGATTCAGCGTCCTGATCGGGCGCTTCAAGGCCTACATCGATCCGTTCGATTTCGATGTTTTCTACACGCATTTGAATGCGAATGTTAAACGCTCGGCTAGCAAGCTTCAGCACTTTCTCGGTGCGTTCGTTTGCCACAGTGACCAGCTGGCCACGGCAATCGGCGCTGGGGGGACGTCAACCGGTGGCACAAAGTTGGGAACGCaggaaaaaaatccaaacatACTTTCGCTCAGTTCAAACAGCTTAAATGTTATGTGGTTCCCGCTGTTGCCCGTGGTTAGCAAGGACACTGCAATATTGACCACCGCGAATGTCGCTGGTGAGAGTACCGGAATGaag GATCAAAGAAAACCATCACCCCTAGCTGCCGAACCGGTCCCGGCAACGGTGAAGAGTACGGCCCCAAAACCATCGGCCAAGGACGCAACGGCAACCTCGGCACAAGCGTACGCCAAGGGCGCGGCAGCCTTCTTCGGGCTCGACAAGGACTGGTTCCGATAA